The stretch of DNA GGGCGCTCTGCTGGGCAATTGGATCGGCGTCTTTGCCGGAGCGAAGGTCATCGTCGGATACCTTGCGGGCGAGAGCGGTAGACGCGTGTTCCCGGAGAACCTGCTGATCATGATGAGCCTGGCGGCAGCCCTGACCGTGGTGCACGAGGCGGTGTTTCACCTTTTCGCTAGCCGCGCAGGACTGGGGACGATGGCGCTCGATGTCGGCGGGCGCGCGGCCTACAACGGTGGGGTCGCGCTCATCATCGGCGCTGCCCTGCGGCGCGTACGCTACCTGCTGCCGCCGGAAGAGGTGACTCGGTGAAGACTCGCCAGACGGTCTTGCGCCTGGCGGTGGTGCTCATCTTTGGCCTGCTCGCCGCGCGCCTGTGGCAGATCCAGATCATTGGCGGCCGTGACTATCGGCGTGCGTCCGAGGAGAACCGCATTCGCCTCGTCCGCCGCCAGGCCCCACGCGGCGTCATTTATGACCGCCGCGGCCGCATCCTCGCCGCCAACCGCCTGTGCCTGGACCTGGTCGTCATCCCGCAGGAGCTTGGCCGCGAACCGGGGGGTGTCGAGCGGGTGGCCGAGGTGGTGGGCGAGAAGCCGGCGCGCGTAGCGGCTGCCGTCAAGGCTGGGGATGGGCAGCTCAGCGGCGTCGTGGTGGCCCACGACGTGCCGCTGGCGGTAGCCACGCGCGCCGCTGAGTCATCGCTGCACCTGAGCGGCGTGCAGTTGCAGAGTCGTCCGGTGCGGCACTACCCCTTGGGTATGCTTGCCGCTCACGTCCTAGGCTACGTCCGAGAGATCAGCGCGCAGGAGCTGCAGCGGATGCGCGACAGCGGCTACAACCCGCGCGACCGCGTCGGCAAGGACGGCGTCGAGCGCGAGCTGGAGGCATCGCTGCGCGGCAGCGATGGCGGGGAGCAAGTGGAGGTGGATGCGCGCGGGAGGCTGGTGCGCGTGCTGGGGCAAGTAGCGCCGACGGCCGGCGACGCGGTGACGCTAAACCTGGACGCCGATGTCCAGCGCGCCGCCGAGAAGGGTCTGGCCGGCAGACGCGGGGCGGCGGTCGTGATGGACGCCCACAGCGGCGAGGTGCTGGCGCTTGCCAGCAGCCCCGCCTTCGACCCCAATATCTTCAACGGGAGGCTCTCAAGCGCCCAGTGGGCTTATCTCAACAGCGCCGCGCGCCCGCAGCAGGACCGCGCCGCGACCGCGCTCTATGAGCCCGGCTCCGTCTTCAAGGTCATCACCGCGGCGGCGGCGATCGAGAGGGGCGTCGCTGGTCGCCACAGCCGTTTCTTCTGCCCCGGCTACTATCAGCTCGGCAAGTGGCGCTTCAGCTGCTGGCAGAAGCAGGGTCATGGCTCGCTCGACCTGCTGTCGGGGATCGCGCAGTCGTGCAACGTCATGTTCATCAAGCTCG from Armatimonadota bacterium encodes:
- the mreD gene encoding rod shape-determining protein MreD encodes the protein MARRVTFTAGLIIVCAAVEFSVLDYPAIRGVAPDLLLVVTVIVGLLSGPRAGMAVGFFAGVLEGALLGNWIGVFAGAKVIVGYLAGESGRRVFPENLLIMMSLAAALTVVHEAVFHLFASRAGLGTMALDVGGRAAYNGGVALIIGAALRRVRYLLPPEEVTR
- the mrdA gene encoding penicillin-binding protein 2, coding for MKTRQTVLRLAVVLIFGLLAARLWQIQIIGGRDYRRASEENRIRLVRRQAPRGVIYDRRGRILAANRLCLDLVVIPQELGREPGGVERVAEVVGEKPARVAAAVKAGDGQLSGVVVAHDVPLAVATRAAESSLHLSGVQLQSRPVRHYPLGMLAAHVLGYVREISAQELQRMRDSGYNPRDRVGKDGVERELEASLRGSDGGEQVEVDARGRLVRVLGQVAPTAGDAVTLNLDADVQRAAEKGLAGRRGAAVVMDAHSGEVLALASSPAFDPNIFNGRLSSAQWAYLNSAARPQQDRAATALYEPGSVFKVITAAAAIERGVAGRHSRFFCPGYYQLGKWRFSCWQKQGHGSLDLLSGIAQSCNVMFIKLGRGVGRAELEHMARAFGLGSQTGIDLPDESSGLVPNPRWKRSRLHQPWYPGDTCQMAVGQGGVLVTPLQAVVVTAAIANGGHRVTPHLLRAVGGSRVSAPAPRSVGIKPATAALVREGMAEVVRRGTARRIWDPNFPVGGKTGTAENPHGKPHAWFVGFAPVARPQVVVAVVVEQGGHGSAAAPIGAALLRAALREPAAPSAVAAGAPQRGQ